One Paenibacillus thermoaerophilus genomic region harbors:
- a CDS encoding PP2C family protein-serine/threonine phosphatase: MAGQVETGPLLWRLFAAYAAALGAGSLFLFLNNQLIHGIPPTVQLRFHVPFVLISDAVMAAVLLGMTWARLRIALRESRSVSPGIRAGAFRRLARFPAELFAGMTLLSALFILLFHLAEFRRDNDLTPGGGWGTLIGTILSELSLALMIAVLLYSVARRLLRPFLERTALTETAFAAGRVSLPKQLSAAFSVCYLIAFAASYRYVVAAGSSGSFNPSGLLLLMSAYTLFAGGIFVLFALGIRGELRRLIEALDRLSQAPGDAVQKPIRLASLDEIGRLAESFNVVQRRVVGTYEEVARQLMLAREVQQRLLPGRIPELAHVEFAASCEQCQEVGGDFYEAVRLDERRSAVMIGDVSGKGMSAALLMSAVMTGVRLELPDIRCAGELLTRLNGHVWRAAQGTRYVTMGVALLEAEDGEVRLEYASAGHLSPYLVRGGTAVELPCSSLPLGIDPDRTYGSISCRMRPGESLVLYTDGAVENPDCGGEMPGFERWEEHMARLRTDLPASAQLSLLLEKLCAENQALRDDRTVVLVRCLRPLAAEGGKHAGIA, translated from the coding sequence ATGGCCGGGCAAGTTGAGACGGGGCCGCTGCTGTGGCGTCTGTTCGCCGCATATGCGGCCGCATTGGGAGCCGGTTCGTTGTTTCTATTTTTGAACAACCAACTCATTCACGGAATACCGCCGACCGTCCAGTTGCGGTTCCACGTGCCGTTTGTCCTGATCTCCGACGCGGTGATGGCGGCTGTCTTGCTGGGAATGACCTGGGCGAGATTACGCATCGCGCTGCGAGAATCGCGGAGCGTATCCCCCGGGATTCGGGCGGGCGCATTCCGCAGGCTGGCGCGATTTCCCGCCGAGCTGTTTGCGGGGATGACGCTGCTGTCGGCGTTGTTTATCTTGTTGTTTCATTTGGCGGAATTCCGGCGGGACAACGATTTGACGCCGGGGGGCGGTTGGGGGACTCTGATCGGAACCATCCTGTCGGAACTGTCTCTTGCTCTCATGATCGCCGTATTGCTGTACAGCGTGGCCAGGAGGTTGCTGCGCCCTTTCCTGGAGCGAACGGCCTTGACGGAGACTGCGTTCGCGGCCGGCCGCGTATCGTTGCCGAAGCAGTTGTCCGCGGCATTCTCCGTCTGTTATCTGATCGCCTTCGCCGCTTCCTACCGGTATGTTGTCGCGGCCGGTTCCTCCGGCTCTTTTAACCCGTCCGGGCTGCTTTTGCTGATGTCGGCCTACACGTTGTTTGCCGGAGGCATATTCGTCTTGTTCGCCCTCGGCATTCGCGGCGAACTGCGCCGTTTGATCGAAGCGCTCGACCGGTTGAGCCAAGCTCCCGGCGATGCTGTGCAGAAGCCGATCCGTCTGGCGTCGTTGGACGAAATCGGCCGGTTGGCCGAATCGTTTAACGTCGTGCAGAGACGCGTCGTGGGAACTTACGAAGAAGTGGCCCGGCAACTGATGCTTGCCCGCGAGGTGCAGCAGCGGCTTCTTCCGGGACGGATTCCGGAGCTTGCGCATGTCGAGTTCGCGGCGTCCTGCGAGCAATGCCAAGAGGTCGGCGGCGACTTTTACGAGGCGGTGCGGCTGGATGAACGGCGAAGCGCCGTCATGATCGGGGACGTATCGGGCAAAGGGATGTCGGCCGCTTTGTTGATGTCGGCCGTGATGACCGGGGTCCGATTGGAACTTCCGGACATCCGCTGTGCCGGGGAACTGCTGACACGGTTGAACGGACATGTCTGGAGGGCCGCGCAGGGGACGAGGTACGTCACGATGGGGGTAGCCCTACTGGAGGCCGAAGACGGGGAAGTAAGGCTTGAATACGCCAGCGCGGGGCACTTGTCCCCGTATCTGGTCCGCGGCGGGACGGCTGTCGAGCTGCCGTGCTCCTCTCTCCCGCTCGGCATCGACCCGGACCGCACGTACGGCAGCATATCCTGCCGGATGCGTCCGGGCGAATCGCTTGTGTTATATACGGACGGTGCGGTCGAAAATCCGGATTGCGGAGGGGAGATGCCGGGTTTCGAGCGATGGGAGGAGCATATGGCGCGGCTCCGGACCGATTTGCCCGCCTCCGCGCAACTCTCGCTGCTGCTGGAGAAGTTGTGTGCGGAGAACCAGGCTTTGCGCGACGATCGTACGGTCGTGTTGGTCAGATGCTTGCGGCCGTTGGCCGCAGAGGGGGGCAAACATGCCGGAATCGCCTAA
- a CDS encoding ATP-binding protein: MPESPNFAKEWSVKGGYGAEKTVIREIAEAIGTIDPENNRLDDILTVVAESCLNAFEHGGRTDSEGDEEVKVSMKADDRSLKFRICDRGPVVPELPVPDIRDNWLAEHPRGWGLLFIRELSDRFEYGQCDGWFYVEATFYR, from the coding sequence ATGCCGGAATCGCCTAATTTTGCAAAGGAATGGAGCGTCAAAGGAGGATATGGAGCGGAGAAAACGGTGATCCGCGAAATCGCCGAAGCGATCGGCACGATCGACCCGGAAAACAACCGGCTGGACGACATTCTGACGGTTGTGGCCGAGTCCTGCCTGAACGCGTTCGAGCATGGAGGCCGGACCGATTCCGAAGGGGACGAGGAAGTCAAGGTCAGCATGAAAGCGGATGACCGGTCGTTGAAGTTTCGGATTTGCGACCGGGGACCGGTTGTTCCCGAATTGCCCGTCCCCGATATCCGGGACAATTGGTTAGCCGAGCATCCGCGCGGTTGGGGGCTGTTGTTTATCCGGGAGTTGTCCGACCGGTTTGAATACGGCCAATGCGACGGTTGGTTTTATGTGGAAGCGACTTTTTACCGGTAG
- a CDS encoding STAS domain-containing protein — protein MEAELRIRKRVAEGIVILELEGDLSRNSEETLLSLYEWEQGLEQGASYLILNLAGVSYINSLGIAVLIRIVRSLSRKGCQTFACGVTPHYQKLFRMVGLTDYLMIFPDEYSIRSRIEQLR, from the coding sequence ATGGAAGCGGAGCTTCGTATCCGCAAGCGGGTGGCGGAAGGCATTGTGATTTTGGAATTGGAAGGAGATTTGTCGCGGAACTCGGAGGAAACGCTGCTGAGTCTGTACGAGTGGGAGCAAGGTCTGGAACAGGGAGCCTCCTACCTGATCCTGAATCTGGCGGGTGTCTCGTATATCAACAGCCTCGGTATCGCCGTCTTGATCCGGATCGTGCGCTCGTTGTCCAGAAAGGGATGCCAGACGTTCGCCTGCGGAGTGACGCCCCACTACCAGAAGCTGTTCAGAATGGTCGGTCTGACCGACTATCTGATGATTTTCCCCGATGAGTATTCCATCCGGTCGCGGATCGAACAGTTGCGCTAG
- a CDS encoding L,D-transpeptidase — MPNYRIIVDLSDRRLYLLDGDTVVRQFPVAIGKMLTQTPTGEYTIVNKHPNPGGPFGVMWMGLSKPHYGIHGTNAPSSIGQAVSHGCIRMYNPDVLELSKIVPIGTRVTIRP, encoded by the coding sequence ATGCCGAACTACCGCATAATCGTCGACTTGTCCGACAGGCGGCTGTATCTGCTGGACGGCGATACCGTCGTGAGGCAGTTCCCCGTCGCCATCGGCAAGATGCTGACACAGACGCCGACAGGCGAATATACGATCGTCAACAAGCATCCGAATCCGGGAGGTCCGTTCGGCGTCATGTGGATGGGGCTGTCGAAGCCGCACTACGGCATCCACGGCACGAACGCCCCTTCCTCCATCGGGCAGGCGGTGTCGCACGGCTGCATCCGCATGTACAACCCCGACGTGCTGGAGCTGTCGAAGATCGTGCCGATCGGAACACGGGTCACGATACGGCCCTGA
- the hprK gene encoding HPr(Ser) kinase/phosphatase, with protein sequence MKSITVQDLVERFSLEVLAGSSCLNRTITKPKGHRPGLEFVGYFDFFPTERVQVLGRKEITYLHKQTEEERNYHIGNIVKYHPPCFIVTWNQDGLKYLKKYCDQEGIPLLRTPETTAEFFPKLDAYLTKSLAPECSIHGVCVNVSGIGILLRGSSGVGKSETAHTLIRRGHRLVADDIVVLKKLSPQTLLGTHNDKNKEFLALRSIGLINVVRLYGRKAFQDETRIALDIELTKWRDNELNNELDVESKFTEYMGVKIPHIEIQLQPGRDVAGLIEAAANNWYLRQQGYSAMEEFMKRLEADFR encoded by the coding sequence ATGAAATCCATTACGGTACAAGATCTCGTCGAGAGATTCTCGCTCGAAGTGCTTGCGGGGAGCTCTTGCCTGAACCGTACCATCACGAAGCCGAAGGGCCACCGTCCGGGCCTGGAATTCGTCGGGTATTTTGACTTTTTCCCCACGGAACGGGTTCAGGTGCTCGGGCGCAAGGAAATTACGTATCTGCACAAGCAGACGGAAGAGGAACGGAATTACCACATCGGCAATATCGTCAAATACCACCCGCCCTGCTTCATCGTGACATGGAACCAGGACGGGCTTAAATATTTGAAAAAATACTGCGACCAAGAGGGAATTCCGCTGCTTCGCACGCCGGAGACGACGGCGGAATTTTTCCCCAAGCTGGACGCGTATTTGACTAAGTCGCTTGCCCCCGAGTGTTCGATCCACGGCGTCTGCGTCAACGTCTCCGGCATCGGCATCCTGCTGCGCGGAAGCTCCGGCGTCGGCAAGAGCGAGACGGCGCATACGCTGATCCGCCGCGGCCACCGGCTTGTGGCGGACGACATCGTCGTGCTGAAGAAGCTCAGTCCGCAGACGCTGCTCGGCACGCACAACGACAAAAACAAGGAATTTCTCGCCTTGCGCAGCATCGGGCTGATCAACGTCGTGCGCCTGTACGGACGCAAGGCGTTCCAGGACGAGACGCGCATCGCGCTCGATATCGAGCTGACCAAGTGGCGGGATAACGAGCTGAACAACGAGCTGGACGTGGAGTCCAAGTTCACCGAATATATGGGCGTCAAAATTCCGCATATCGAAATTCAACTGCAGCCGGGGCGCGACGTGGCGGGTCTGATCGAAGCCGCGGCCAACAACTGGTATTTGCGGCAGCAGGGCTACAGCGCGATGGAGGAGTTCATGAAGCGTCTGGAGGCCGACTTCCGCTGA
- a CDS encoding formate/nitrite transporter family protein, which yields MEQRALANVEKLACKKRDLFRASPLRYVLRSMLASMFIGFGVIVAFKTGSFFYLEQSPLAYPVAALAFGAAIILIVYGGGDLFTGDTFYYTLGALRRRLRWSEAGRMWAVSYAGNVLGAGVFALLIWTTGLFDESSVNAFLLSVVEKKMNAAPTELFFRAILCNWLVCLAFFLPMSMRGDGAKMFAMMLFVFCFFISGYEHSVANMCTFAIALVLDHPDTITWGGVADNLIPVTIGNWIGGAVFMGWMYHFANKLPEAKEAAGDPGRKAARER from the coding sequence ATGGAACAACGGGCGCTTGCGAATGTGGAGAAGCTGGCTTGCAAGAAGCGGGACTTGTTCCGCGCCAGCCCGCTCCGGTACGTGCTGAGATCGATGCTGGCCAGCATGTTTATCGGCTTCGGGGTGATCGTGGCGTTCAAGACGGGCAGCTTCTTTTATCTGGAGCAATCGCCTCTGGCGTATCCGGTCGCGGCTCTCGCCTTCGGCGCGGCGATCATCCTGATCGTCTACGGCGGAGGGGATCTGTTCACCGGCGATACGTTTTACTACACGCTCGGAGCGCTGCGCCGCAGGCTGCGCTGGAGCGAGGCGGGGCGCATGTGGGCGGTCAGCTACGCGGGCAACGTGCTGGGAGCGGGCGTCTTCGCGCTGCTGATCTGGACGACTGGGCTGTTCGACGAGAGCTCGGTGAACGCGTTTTTGCTCAGCGTCGTGGAGAAAAAAATGAACGCGGCTCCGACGGAGCTGTTTTTCCGGGCAATCTTGTGCAATTGGCTGGTTTGCCTGGCTTTTTTCCTGCCGATGTCGATGCGGGGCGACGGCGCGAAAATGTTCGCGATGATGCTGTTTGTGTTCTGCTTTTTTATCTCGGGGTACGAGCATAGCGTCGCCAACATGTGCACGTTCGCCATCGCGCTGGTGCTCGACCATCCGGATACGATCACGTGGGGCGGGGTGGCGGACAATCTGATCCCCGTGACGATCGGCAACTGGATCGGAGGCGCGGTGTTCATGGGGTGGATGTACCATTTCGCGAACAAGCTGCCGGAAGCGAAGGAAGCCGCAGGCGATCCGGGGCGGAAGGCGGCGCGGGAGCGGTAA
- a CDS encoding HAD family hydrolase, which produces MHKAILFDLDDTLVYFDEYWEDSVREALRLHPLTREFDMRELYEAYREKDLAYEQLYLRREITLDQFRHRRLIDVLGERGRRIGTEEAEDFERLYKRISKTKINPSEEVTRLIERLGRSYTLAIMTNGEEDWQKDKLEAVGLLDVFADELLFISERIGYEKPDPAIYRHAIGVLGLRPQDILFVGDSWNNDVAGPIRAGMDAVWLNRKGLPVPEGEVRPLAVIRRLTELERVLPVL; this is translated from the coding sequence ATGCACAAGGCTATCCTGTTCGATTTGGACGATACGTTGGTGTATTTCGACGAGTATTGGGAAGACAGCGTGCGGGAGGCGCTGCGCCTTCACCCGTTGACCCGGGAATTCGACATGCGCGAGCTGTACGAAGCGTACCGGGAGAAGGATCTGGCGTACGAGCAGCTTTATTTGCGCCGGGAGATCACGCTGGACCAGTTCCGGCATCGCCGGTTGATCGACGTGCTGGGCGAGAGAGGGCGGCGGATCGGAACGGAAGAGGCGGAGGACTTCGAGCGGCTGTACAAACGCATCAGCAAAACGAAGATCAATCCGAGCGAGGAGGTCACCCGGCTGATCGAACGGCTGGGGCGCTCGTATACGCTGGCGATTATGACCAACGGGGAGGAAGACTGGCAAAAGGACAAGCTCGAAGCGGTCGGCCTGCTGGACGTTTTCGCGGACGAGCTTCTGTTCATCTCGGAGCGGATCGGATACGAGAAGCCGGACCCTGCCATCTACCGCCACGCGATCGGCGTATTGGGGCTGCGTCCGCAGGATATTTTGTTCGTCGGCGATTCGTGGAACAACGACGTAGCCGGGCCGATCCGGGCGGGCATGGACGCGGTCTGGCTGAACCGCAAAGGATTGCCGGTGCCGGAAGGAGAAGTCCGGCCGCTTGCGGTGATTCGCCGCTTGACCGAACTGGAGCGCGTGCTTCCCGTTTTATAG
- a CDS encoding GNAT family N-acetyltransferase — protein sequence MPDMLVKLYDLPEQETLKRQLAASGIKIVRALAPQKHLVTEWVRTKFQRQWADECEVTYSRVPVSTFIAVHNGEIVGFACYDSICKGYFGPTGVDESMRGKGVGKALMLACLHAMAAEGYGYAVIGAAGPVDFYKKTVGAIEIPDSSPGIYGAMIGR from the coding sequence ATGCCGGATATGCTCGTCAAATTATACGATTTGCCCGAACAAGAGACGCTCAAGCGCCAGTTGGCCGCGTCGGGGATCAAGATCGTGCGCGCGCTGGCGCCGCAGAAGCATCTGGTCACCGAATGGGTGCGCACCAAATTCCAGCGGCAGTGGGCGGACGAATGCGAGGTCACGTACTCGCGTGTTCCCGTCTCGACCTTTATCGCCGTGCACAACGGGGAAATCGTTGGATTCGCGTGTTACGATTCCATCTGCAAAGGCTATTTCGGCCCGACGGGAGTCGACGAATCGATGCGGGGCAAAGGCGTGGGCAAAGCGCTGATGCTGGCCTGCCTGCACGCCATGGCGGCGGAAGGCTACGGCTACGCCGTCATCGGCGCGGCGGGTCCGGTCGACTTCTACAAGAAAACGGTCGGCGCCATCGAAATTCCGGATTCCTCGCCGGGCATCTACGGCGCCATGATCGGTCGGTAA
- a CDS encoding MerR family transcriptional regulator, which produces MKIQEVMRLTGLTRKAIYFYEKEGLIRPRIDETNQYRDYSDADVDRLRLIAALRSLDFSVQEIKRLLDGQETPIELVRRRLAGIRQQKEQLDRAERVLAALCEEPLESGELLRRLRAEGASYDQSRRLDADYLAGRLLELFPGAFGRLLSLHFGAFLDEPLDSPAKEQAWRELVDYLDAAGEFELPPVLKELDALTESDFEHIRMASLEHLRPYLNPDDETYGRLLAQARAALNSVPFQAYNRSQAEFMAPLKRELAAKGFYEGVVSRLEVLSSSYRAYRDTLRRLQDDLGIDYGEQGLIVF; this is translated from the coding sequence GTGAAAATCCAGGAAGTGATGCGGCTGACGGGGCTCACCCGCAAGGCGATTTATTTCTATGAGAAGGAAGGGCTGATCCGCCCGCGCATCGACGAGACGAATCAATACCGGGACTACTCGGATGCCGACGTTGACCGGCTTCGGCTCATCGCGGCGCTGCGGTCGCTCGATTTTTCCGTGCAGGAGATCAAGCGCCTGCTCGACGGGCAAGAAACGCCGATCGAGCTGGTCCGGAGGCGGCTCGCCGGCATCCGGCAGCAAAAAGAGCAGCTCGACCGCGCGGAACGGGTGTTGGCGGCGTTATGCGAGGAACCTCTGGAATCCGGCGAGCTTCTAAGGCGTCTCCGCGCGGAGGGCGCATCGTATGACCAGTCCCGCCGCCTGGATGCCGACTATCTGGCCGGCCGGCTGCTGGAGTTGTTCCCCGGCGCGTTCGGCCGGCTGCTGTCGCTGCACTTCGGCGCGTTCCTGGACGAACCGCTCGATTCCCCGGCCAAGGAGCAGGCTTGGCGCGAGCTGGTCGACTATCTCGACGCCGCCGGCGAATTCGAGCTGCCGCCGGTGCTGAAAGAGCTGGACGCCCTGACGGAGAGCGACTTTGAGCATATCCGCATGGCGAGTCTGGAGCACCTTCGGCCGTACCTGAACCCGGACGACGAAACGTACGGCAGGCTGCTCGCCCAGGCGCGCGCGGCGTTGAATTCCGTTCCTTTTCAAGCCTATAACCGCAGCCAAGCGGAGTTTATGGCGCCGCTCAAGCGGGAATTGGCGGCCAAAGGCTTTTACGAGGGCGTCGTCAGCCGGCTGGAGGTGCTCAGCTCCTCCTACCGCGCCTATCGGGATACGTTGCGCAGGCTGCAGGACGATCTGGGAATCGATTACGGCGAACAAGGGTTGATCGTCTTTTAA
- the ilvA gene encoding threonine ammonia-lyase IlvA yields MTEQEHVQIGLEEIVQAQLHLKEVVNRTPLQHSRVLSQRYGCEVWLKREDLQVVRSFKIRGAYHLIRSLPPEQLERGVVCASAGNHAQGVAYSCQALGIPGKIYMPSTTPRQKVKQVAFFGGDRVEIVLTGDTFDDAYAQAVVAAERDRMAFIHPFDDPKIIAGNGTIGLEMMEDAQQTPDYVFVTIGGGGLAAGVSAYLKKVAPSVRVIGVEPEGAPSMKRSVEAGEVVALDQIDKFVDGAAVKRVGDLTYELCSRLLDDVITVPEGKVCTTMLDLYNENAIVAEPAGALPIAALDLVRDRIAGKNVVCIVSGGNNDVDRMQEIKERSLIYEGLKHYFMVNFPQRAGALREFLDDVLGPTDDITRFEYTKRHNKENGPALIGIELKRREDYEPLIERFERKGFQYVELNKDPLLFNLLI; encoded by the coding sequence ATGACGGAGCAGGAACACGTACAGATCGGCCTGGAGGAGATCGTTCAGGCGCAGTTGCATCTGAAGGAAGTGGTGAACCGGACGCCTCTCCAGCACAGCCGCGTGCTATCGCAGCGTTACGGCTGCGAGGTATGGCTCAAGCGCGAGGATTTGCAGGTCGTGCGGTCGTTTAAAATACGGGGCGCCTATCACCTGATCCGCTCCCTGCCCCCGGAGCAGTTGGAGCGCGGCGTCGTCTGCGCCAGCGCGGGCAACCACGCCCAGGGCGTGGCGTATTCGTGCCAGGCGCTCGGCATTCCGGGCAAAATCTATATGCCCAGTACGACCCCGCGGCAGAAGGTGAAGCAGGTGGCGTTCTTCGGCGGCGACCGGGTCGAGATCGTCCTGACCGGCGACACGTTCGACGATGCTTATGCCCAGGCGGTTGTTGCGGCGGAGCGGGACCGGATGGCGTTCATCCACCCGTTCGACGATCCGAAGATTATCGCGGGCAACGGAACGATCGGCCTGGAAATGATGGAGGACGCCCAGCAAACTCCGGATTATGTGTTCGTGACGATCGGCGGAGGCGGGTTGGCGGCCGGCGTGAGCGCTTATTTGAAGAAGGTTGCTCCGTCCGTCCGCGTCATCGGCGTCGAACCCGAAGGCGCGCCTTCGATGAAGCGGTCCGTCGAAGCGGGGGAAGTCGTCGCCCTGGACCAGATCGACAAATTCGTCGACGGAGCCGCCGTCAAGCGCGTCGGGGATTTGACCTACGAGCTGTGCAGCCGCCTGCTGGACGACGTGATCACCGTGCCGGAAGGCAAAGTGTGTACGACGATGCTCGATCTGTACAATGAAAACGCGATTGTCGCGGAACCGGCGGGAGCTCTGCCCATCGCCGCCCTCGACCTGGTACGGGATCGCATCGCCGGCAAAAACGTCGTCTGCATCGTCAGCGGCGGCAACAACGACGTCGACCGGATGCAGGAGATCAAGGAGCGCTCCCTGATCTACGAAGGGCTGAAGCACTACTTCATGGTCAACTTCCCGCAGCGGGCGGGCGCACTCCGCGAATTTCTCGACGACGTGCTCGGCCCGACGGACGACATTACGCGCTTCGAATACACCAAGCGGCATAACAAAGAGAACGGCCCGGCCCTCATCGGCATCGAGCTGAAGCGCCGGGAGGACTACGAGCCGCTGATCGAGCGGTTCGAGCGCAAGGGCTTCCAGTACGTGGAGCTCAACAAGGACCCGCTGCTGTTCAACCTGCTCATCTGA
- a CDS encoding TetR/AcrR family transcriptional regulator produces the protein MPSLKETRAEETKKAILDAAGRLFGEKGYESVTMRQIARGAGCSHTTIYLYFKDKADLLHQLAAPPLEELRAEMEAAMAAGTGVRPGERLRKLSRLFIEFCLRHRGMYPIFFGAGAGRVDIAEPELEINRLRNGLFNLMKQALGEELGLSDGDRLLACSRIFFYLIHGIAATYNQSSESSGELMERLSSTFDTAVDAMLAGLKAQLSEKEAQRP, from the coding sequence ATGCCGAGTTTAAAGGAGACACGCGCCGAAGAAACGAAAAAGGCCATACTGGACGCGGCCGGACGCCTGTTCGGCGAAAAAGGCTACGAGTCGGTGACGATGCGACAAATCGCCCGGGGGGCGGGGTGCTCGCATACGACGATCTATCTTTATTTCAAGGACAAAGCGGATCTGCTGCATCAGTTGGCGGCGCCGCCGCTCGAGGAGCTGCGAGCAGAGATGGAGGCGGCGATGGCCGCCGGGACGGGGGTTCGGCCGGGGGAGCGGCTGCGGAAGCTGAGCCGGCTTTTTATCGAATTTTGCCTTCGGCACCGCGGCATGTATCCGATCTTTTTCGGCGCGGGAGCCGGCCGCGTGGATATCGCCGAGCCCGAGCTGGAGATCAACCGGCTGCGCAACGGCCTGTTTAACTTGATGAAGCAGGCGCTGGGCGAGGAACTGGGCCTGTCCGACGGCGACAGGCTGCTGGCGTGCAGCCGGATCTTCTTCTACCTCATACACGGGATCGCGGCAACGTACAACCAATCTTCGGAATCGTCCGGCGAGTTGATGGAGCGTCTGTCGTCCACGTTCGACACCGCCGTCGACGCGATGCTCGCGGGCCTTAAAGCCCAACTATCCGAGAAGGAGGCGCAACGCCCATGA
- a CDS encoding MBL fold metallo-hydrolase, with translation MKIEAISPRVWKLRSWLIIPITVWAVVDEEGLTLVDAGIGPMAGGILRFIADTGLPLKQIVLTHGHSDHTGALNKLLDAFPVPVYAHRDEIPYMEGRLPYPRRKKAAAVVAAGAVRSLETDADGRLLPIGGLVPYHTPGHSPGHVAYFEPEAAVLLAGDLFTSKRGAVRRPMPAFTADMAEAVRSSEIVDRLRPARLEVCHSGPVFDPAGQMPAYREAELRRLGVRNAKVGIFDQK, from the coding sequence ATGAAAATCGAAGCGATCTCGCCCCGCGTCTGGAAACTCCGGAGCTGGCTGATTATCCCGATTACCGTCTGGGCCGTGGTCGACGAGGAAGGGTTGACGCTCGTCGACGCGGGGATCGGGCCGATGGCCGGCGGCATTCTGCGGTTCATCGCGGATACGGGGCTTCCGTTGAAGCAGATCGTGCTGACGCACGGGCATTCCGATCATACCGGCGCGTTAAACAAGCTGCTGGACGCGTTTCCCGTGCCGGTCTACGCGCATCGCGATGAGATTCCGTATATGGAGGGGCGGCTCCCTTATCCGCGCCGGAAGAAGGCGGCGGCCGTCGTTGCCGCGGGTGCGGTGCGGTCTCTCGAGACGGATGCGGACGGCCGCTTGCTGCCGATCGGCGGGCTTGTGCCGTATCACACCCCCGGCCATTCCCCGGGGCATGTCGCGTATTTCGAGCCGGAGGCCGCCGTGTTGCTTGCCGGCGATCTGTTCACCTCGAAGCGCGGCGCCGTCCGGCGTCCGATGCCGGCCTTCACCGCCGATATGGCCGAGGCCGTGCGCAGCAGCGAGATCGTCGACCGGCTCCGTCCGGCACGGCTGGAGGTGTGCCACAGCGGACCGGTGTTCGATCCGGCGGGGCAGATGCCCGCGTACCGGGAGGCGGAATTGCGGCGGCTGGGAGTACGGAACGCGAAGGTTGGCATTTTCGATCAAAAATAA
- a CDS encoding helix-turn-helix transcriptional regulator: MNESDQFRAIRRSIAHIESNLERDVPIGELSRRTAFSVRQLHRLFSRTVGSTLGEYIRSRRLTRAAAELAHTDKRILDIALDCRFQSQEAFTRAFKKMYRLTPGQYRKYAKSLIQGGTPAMMQTAPAGWTITGQSPDAYEVGIDRKEVHEGRASATLRSKTKEATGFVTLMQMFSAEKYASKRLRLSAFVKSENTTGWAGLWMRVDDRNGEMLKFDNMQGRPITGTAEWNAYQVVLDIPPSAHAIAFGILLSGGGQVWVDRFRFDEVDERTPTTDDPAFDALPPEPANLDFEL, encoded by the coding sequence ATGAACGAATCGGACCAGTTCAGAGCCATCCGCCGGTCAATCGCCCACATCGAATCGAATCTGGAACGGGACGTCCCGATCGGAGAATTGTCCAGGCGGACGGCGTTCTCGGTGCGCCAACTGCACCGGCTGTTCAGCCGAACGGTCGGATCGACGCTGGGCGAGTACATCCGCAGCCGCAGGCTGACGCGGGCGGCGGCGGAGCTGGCGCATACCGACAAGCGCATTCTGGATATCGCGCTGGATTGCCGATTCCAGTCCCAAGAGGCGTTCACGCGCGCGTTCAAAAAAATGTACCGTCTGACCCCGGGCCAGTACCGCAAATATGCGAAATCGCTGATTCAAGGAGGAACCCCCGCCATGATGCAAACCGCACCCGCCGGCTGGACGATTACCGGACAGTCTCCGGACGCTTACGAAGTCGGCATCGACCGCAAGGAGGTTCACGAAGGCAGAGCCTCCGCCACGCTAAGGTCCAAGACGAAGGAGGCTACCGGATTCGTCACGCTGATGCAGATGTTCAGCGCAGAGAAATACGCATCCAAACGGCTGCGGCTGTCGGCCTTCGTGAAGAGCGAGAATACGACCGGCTGGGCCGGTCTTTGGATGAGGGTCGACGATCGGAACGGGGAGATGCTCAAGTTCGACAACATGCAGGGACGCCCCATCACCGGCACCGCGGAGTGGAACGCTTATCAGGTCGTCCTGGACATCCCCCCGTCCGCGCATGCGATCGCCTTCGGCATCTTGCTGTCCGGAGGGGGGCAAGTATGGGTCGACCGCTTCCGGTTCGACGAAGTGGATGAACGCACCCCGACGACGGACGATCCCGCCTTCGACGCGCTGCCGCCGGAGCCGGCCAACCTGGATTTTGAGCTGTAG